The Alnus glutinosa chromosome 7, dhAlnGlut1.1, whole genome shotgun sequence genome includes a region encoding these proteins:
- the LOC133872714 gene encoding uridine nucleosidase 1: MTNCNGETDAVLGSLVKREKLIIDTDPGIDDSMAIFMAFQSLELEILGLTTIFGNVTTEDATRNALLLCEIAGFPGVPVAEGSPEPLKGGRPRVADFIHGSDGLGNIFLPPPEVQKIEKSASEFLVDKVSEYPGEVSVLALGPLTNLALAIKRDSSFASKVKNIVILGGAFFALGNVNPAAEANIYGDPEAADVVFTSGANIVVVGINITTQVKFTDADLLELRQSKGKYARVVSDMCKFYRDWHVKSDGVYGIFLHDPVSFVALVRPDLFTYKKGVVRVETQGICVGHTLMDQGLKIWNTDNPWTGYSPISVAWTVNVEEVHNYIRKLLMNP; the protein is encoded by the exons ATGACGAACTGTAACGGCGAGACCGACGCCGTTTTGGGATCTCTCGTGAAGCGCGAGAAGCTCATTATCGACACCGACCCTGGCATCG ATGATAGTATGGCGATATTCATGGCGTTTCAATCTCTGGAGTTGGAGATCCTGGGCTTGACAACAATATTCGGTAATGTTACTACAGAAGATGCCACTCGCAATGCTTTGCTTCTG TGTGAGATCGCAGGGTTTCCAGGTGTTCCGGTGGCAGAGGGCAGCCCTGAGCCTTTGAAG gggggaaggCCACGTGTTGCCGACTTTATTCATGGTTCTGATGGATTGGGGAACATTTTTCTACCTCCTCCAGAAGTGCAGAAAATTGAGAAGAGTGCCTCTGAATTTTTGGTTGACAAAGTCTCTGAATATCCTGGTGAAGTATCCGTACTTGCACTTGGACCTTTGACAAATTTAGCTTTG GCAATCAAGAGGGACTCTTCCTTTGCCAGCAAGGTGAAGAACATTGTAATACTTGGTGGTGCTTTCTTTGCACTGGGAAACGTAAATCCCGCTGCTGAAGCAAAT ATATATGGGGACCCAGAAGCAGCAGATGTTGTGTTCACCTCCGGGGCAAATATCGTTGTTGTTGGAATAAACATTACAACCCAAGTCAAATTTACAG ATGCTGACCTCCTTGAATTGAGGCAATCCAAGGGGAAGTATGCTCGAGTCGTAAGTGACATGTGCAAATTTTACAGAGATTGGCATGTCAAGTCTGATGGTGTCTATG GGATTTTCCTTCACGACCCTGTCAGTTTTGTAGCGCTAGTCCGTCCTGATCTCTTTACATACAAGAAGGGGGTTGTTAGGGTTGAGACACAAGGCATCTGCGTAGGGCATACGCTCATGGATCAAGGATTAAAAAT ATGGAATACAGACAACCCATGGACGGGATATTCCCCAATTTCAGTTGCTTGGACTGTTAATGTGGAGGAAGTCCATAATTATATCAGAAAATTGTTGATGAATCCATGA
- the LOC133872713 gene encoding LOW QUALITY PROTEIN: transcription initiation factor TFIID subunit 12 (The sequence of the model RefSeq protein was modified relative to this genomic sequence to represent the inferred CDS: inserted 1 base in 1 codon) translates to MEQQTPTPATNTNTNTNATTTSQPSDSPQTLQPPSSITPPVIPPSPNPNPIQNPNPKPSTTTATSLPSPSQPQPPTRPPSTFSRAVTQQPNYPHFSSLPSSSSPASSSGSPSISAPPPRGGMAIGVPAHHASASTQPTPFSSSFGQHFTGLGRAGVAAPESVSNPNTSQARPTMQGVQGIGMLGSLGSSSQMRPGGIPAHHQQRPVQSSLRPPSTPPNQPSTSQNLQGHGLLRLSPVGPPGSSPNTPQGMQGINQPWLSAGSQGKPPLPSPSNRHQGNSQMQQRAHLPQQQHHMVPTASQQQHMSPLQQQQPSPSNQSQEHSGHQFPPSRVLQTVPHQQQITRVQGSGNLKPSSLGMMQTNTVQSGPQKKTAITETDESCDRILSKRSIHELVSQVDPLEKLDPEVEEILVDIAEDFVDSITTFGCSLAKHRKSTTLEAKDILLHLERNWNMTLPGFGGDEIKSFRKPLINDVHKERLAAIKKSIVATETATKISTGQAAGNAKGNLAKTPAXFIGSPKLKVHEVT, encoded by the exons ATGGAACAACAAACCCCCACCCCCGCCACCAACACCAACACCAACACCAACGCCACCACGACGTCGCAACCCTCCGACTCACCACAAACCTTACAGCCACCCTCCTCAATAACCCCACCAGTAATCCCACCGTCCCCAAATCCTAACCCTAtccaaaaccctaatcctaaaccctccaccaccaccgccacctCACTCCCGAGTCCTTCGCAACCACAACCACCAACCAGGCCTCCCTCCACATTCTCCAGAGCTGTTACACAGCAGCCCAACTATCCGCATTTCTCTTCGCTGCCCTCTTCGTCTTCTCCGGCGTCTTCGTCTGGGTCACCCTCCATCTCTGCTCCGCCGCCGAGGGGTGGCATGGCCATTGGTGTGCCGGCGCACCACGCTAGCGCTTCTACGCAGCCCACGCCGTTCTCCTCCTCTTTCGGTCAGCACTTCACCGGGCTGGGCCGGGCGGGGGTCGCCGCGCCCGAATCAGTCTCGAATCCCAATACTTCCCAG GCGAGACCGACAATGCAAGGAGTGCAAGGAATAGGGATGTTGGGGTCGCTCGGGTCGAGTTCGCAAATGCGGCCGGGTGGGATTCCTGCGCACCACCAACAAAGGCCTGTCCAATCATCTCTTAGACCGCCATCTACACCGCCTAATCAGCCCTCTACTTCCCAA AATCTTCAAGGGCATGGCCTTTTGAGACTCTCACCAGTGGGACCTCCTGGTTCGTCACCAAATACTCCGCAAGGTATGCAAGGTATTAATCAGCCATGGTTGTCAGCTGGATCACAAGGGAAGCCTCCTTTACCATCCCCTTCCAATAGGCATCAGGGGAATTCACAAATGCAGCAGCGAGCACATCTTCCTCAACAGCAGCATCATATGGTGCCAACGGCTTCACAACAACAACATATGTCACCTCTGCAGCAGCAACAACCTTCACCATCAAATCAGTCGCAGGAGCATTCTGGCCACCAATTTCCACCATCAAGGGTCCTGCAAACTGTACCCCATCAACAACAAATTACGAGGGTCCAGGGCTCAGGAAATCTGAAGCCTTCATCTCTTGGAATGATGCAAACTAACACAGTCCAGTCTGGGCCGCAGAAAAAGACAGCTATTACAGAAACCGATGAATCTTGTGATAGGATTCTTAGCAAAAGAAGCATCCACGAGCTAGTCAGCCAG GTTGATCCATTGGAGAAGTTAGATCCTGAAGTTGAAGAAATTCTTGTGGATATTGCAGAGGATTTTGTTGACTCT ATTACAACATTTGGCTGCTCGTTGGCCAAGCATCGGAAATCAACTACATTGGAAGCAAAAGACATACTTCTACATCTTG AGAGGAATTGGAATATGACGCTTCCTGGTTTTGGTGGTGATGAAATTAAGAGCTTTAGAAAACCA CTTATAAATGATGTTCACAAGGAGCGGCTTGCAGCA ATAAAGAAGTCAATAGTAGCAACTGAGACGGCAACCAAGATTTCTACTGGGCAAGCTGCCGGAAATGCAAAAGGTAATCTGGCCAAGACACCTG GCTTCATTGGCTCCCCAAAGCTAAAAGTACATGAAGTCACGTGA
- the LOC133872270 gene encoding uncharacterized protein LOC133872270 has product MPGASFSMSWSALKSCWRSTEIRRTLFLLFLGQVVSFSLALASLTSSLIANLGVDAPCSQTLFGYLSLALVYGSVLLYRRQKLLVSWYWYLLLGFVDVQGNYLVNKAYQFSSITSVTLLDCWTVAWVIIMTWIFLGTRYSLWQLFGAAVCVVGLGLVLISDAGVGGGGGSKPLLGDTLVIAGTIFFAMSNVGEEFCVKKKDRVEVISMIGVYGFLVTVVQVSILELKTLESVEWSADIILAFAGYALAIFMFYSLAPFVLKLSGATMFNLSLLTSDMWAVVVRIFIYQQEVDWLYYLAFALVIIGLITYSTTEKDPVPLPALVGGNSNEQYQELANESEASRNESLAS; this is encoded by the exons ATGCCCGGTGCAAGTTTCAGTATGAGCTGGAGCGCTTTGAAAAGCTGCTGGAGAAGCACTGAGATCAGGCGAACACTTTTCCTACTGTTCCTGGGTCAGGTCGTCTCCTTTTCACTTGCGCTTGCCAGCTTAACTTCATCTCTGATAGCCAATCTTG GTGTAGATGCGCCTTGTTCTCAGACTTTGTTTGGTTACTTATCTTTGGCTTTGGTTTATGGGAGTGTTTTGCTGTATAGGCGTCAGAAACTACTG GTTTCTTGGTATTGGTATCTCCTTTTAGGTTTTGTCGATGTTCAAGGCAATTATCTTG TTAACAAAGCATACCAGTTCTCATCAATTACCAGTGTAACGTTGTTGGACTGTTGGACAGTAGCATGGGTCATAATTATGACGTGGATCTTCTTAGGCACTCGATACTCCTTATGGCAGTTATTTGGTGCAGCCGTCTGTGTGGTTGGCCTTGGCTTAGTGCTCATCTCTGATGCCGGGGTGGGTGGTGGAG GTGGTTCAAAACCTCTACTAGGGGATACACTTGTCATTGCAGGGACAATTTTCTTTGCAATGAGCAATGTTGGTGAG GAATTTTGTGTTAAGAAAAAAGATCGTGTTGAAGTAATTTCTATGATCGGTGTTTATGGATTTCTAGTGACTGTGGTTCAGGT ATCTATACTGGAGCTAAAGACTCTGGAATCAGTTGAGTGGTCTGCAGATATT ATATTAGCCTTTGCTGGCTATGCTCTAGCAATCTTTATGTTCTACTCCCTTGCTCCTTTCGTCCTCAAG CTAAGCGGAGCAACAAtgttcaatctctctctcctaACATCTGATATGTGGGCAGTTGTTGTTCGCATTTTTATCTACCAACAAGAG GTAGATTGGTTATACTATCTTGCTTTTGCACTCGTAATTATTGGACTCATCACTTATTCAACAAC TGAGAAGGATCCCGTTCCTTTACCAGCTCTCGTGGGTGGAAACTCCAATGAACAGTACCAAGAGCTTGCTAACGAAAGTGAAGCATCTAGAAATGAGTCTTTGGCTTCATGA